Proteins found in one Streptomyces akebiae genomic segment:
- a CDS encoding type I polyketide synthase, which translates to MTAPADGRYVEALRTLVKENDRLKTRNRELAVAGHEPVAIVGMACRLPGGIDSPEALWDLVSAGGDGISDFPADRGWDLGALYDPDSRGEGTSYSRQGGFVHDAGCFDADFFGISPREAQAMDPQQRLVLEASWEAIERAGIAPQGVRGTPVGVYVGAASSGYGTGVPVAEEAAGYALTGTATSVLSGRIAYSLGLEGPAVTVDTACSSSLVALHLAMQALRRGECTMALAGGVTVIATPAAFVEFSRQRGLARDGRCKAFAAAADGTGWSEGAGMVLLEKLSDARRAGHRVLAVLRGSAVNSDGASNGLTAPNGPAQRRVVLDALAAARLSAAEVDAVEGHGTGTTLGDPIEAKALLATYGKDRDREEPLWLGSLKSNIGHTQAASGVAGVIKMVQAMRHGVLPRTLHVDAPSPHVDWSAGAVELLTENRPWPDTGRPPRAGVSSFGVSGTNAHVILEGAPAEEEAAEAETGPGQERGAVPSVVPAAVPSVVPWVLSGRDADSLRAQAERLHAHVAARPELAAADLAVSLATTRSALDHRAVVLGADRGELLDGLHALAASGTAPQAVTDTARAGRTAFLFSGQGSQWAGMGRGLDTFPVFADAFAAACRAAGLDSGAFSDGPALERTGTTQRALFALEVALFRLAESWGLIPRHLVGHSVGELAAAHCAGVLSLEDAGTLVAARARLMDALPSGGAMLAVEAAEGELELPEGVDLAAVNGPTSVTVSGDAEAIAVLEERLRSEGVRVKRLAVSHAFHSHLMEPMLDEFAAVAKSLTYNAPTIPVVATAPGDLATPEYWVGQIREPVRFADAVRTLRDKGVTRFVEVGPDGVLTAAARSCPDADDDVTCIALQRAGREPVGAWWRGIAAAHAAGAALDWQAITADWGGRVVDLPTYAFRREHYWSVPPAPETGGPASWRYADTWEPLPEAETPALHGTWQILADVAADVEADAGDGPDAGDGPGADAAFRRLVTWCAEALRAHGATVTFGAVPDPSADGLVLPYDPRPHPVHPELSRGLAALPGVVRGDGAPVWALTQGAVAAGDGEPADPGAAQLWAMGRVAALERPHRWGGALDLPEDPGEDAAHHMAAVLAGTHRGEDQVAVRASGALARRLAPALPRPATPWRPRGTVLVTGGTGALGAHVARWLAGRGAPHLVLAGRRGAEAPGMAELTAELTAAGTEVTVAACDVGDRAALDALLAEHPPNAVVHAAGSGEFGTLSDVSEKDIAQVLAAKVTGALHLDDALRTADLDAFVLFSSVSGVWGSGGQGAYAAANAALDAIALRRAAGGLPATSVAWGPWAGSGMAGAADTADYLRRRGLRAMDPAQALEALGAAVDGGDVCVAVADMDWARFVPAVTSVRPQRLFDRLTVTLPRGEAAGPATERNPGAVSATVARLAALAPKERRRELAELVRGHVAAVLGHRDTEAVGPRRAFTDLGFDSLTAVELRDRLAEATGLVLPATVVFDHPTPDALAGHLDDLVRGTDGDEADTATRAAVSDAEPIAIVGMACRFPGDISSPDGLWRLVAEGRDGISGFPGDRGWDTERLYDPEGGAGASYVREGGFLRDVAEFDARFFGLSPREALAMDPQQRLMLQTAWEVFEQAGIDPEALRGTDTGVFAGTNGQDYPVLLAGDPEVSEGHQGAGNAAAVLSGRVAYSFGFEGPTLTVDTACSSSLVALHLAVRALRAGECSMALAGGVTVMSTPTAFVEFSRQLGLAADGRCKSFAAAADGTGWGEGVGVLLVERLSDARRNGHQVLAVVRGSAVNQDGASNGLSAPSGPAQRRVIRRALADADLRPSDVDAVEAHGTGTKLGDPIEAQALLATYGQDRAEPLWLGSLKSNIGHTQAASGVAGVIKMVQAMRHGTLPATLHVDAPTPEADWSAGAVELLTEARPWPETGRPRRAGVSSFGVSGTNAHVVLEAAPADEPAEPEATDGTPPEDAPLLPLLLSARTADALPAQAERLREALAGKRLADVAYSLATTRGMLEHRAVVLAADGGSATTALRDLGNAVAGRAAPDVPRLALLFSGQGAQRVGMGRELYDAFPVFADAFDAVCARVDLELPLREVVFGEDAELLARTVYAQPALFAVEVALFRLVESWGVTPDVLVGHSIGELAAAHVAGVLSLDDACVLVSARGRLMDALPSGGAMLAVEVAEDGLELPEGVDLAAVNGPMSVTVSGDVDAIAVLEERLRAENVRVKRLTVSHAFHSRLMEPMQAEFAAVAESLTYNPPTISVVTTAPGDLATPDYWVGQIREPVRFADAIASLTDVRVFLELGPDGTLSALVPHIREDATTVPALRSGHGEDAALLRALAGLHVHGVPVDWVALLAPAGGRRVELPTYAFAPERYWPSVSALPGDMVSAGLGETGHPVLAAGVELADDGGLVFAGRLSVRTHPWLAQHRVHGRIVVPGTAFVDLAVRAGDQAGCDVLDELVLHTPLVLTEEESVQLQVLVGAPDEDGARELTVHSRLSDGTGWYGQPWTRHASGTLRTAAPVAASASSWPPDGGHAVTLDELYPALAGAGLEYGPVFQGLRGVWRAGEDLWAEVVLPEQAHRDAGRFGLHPALLDAALHALAVRVVEADGPAGPPGLPFSWSQVTLAASGATTLRVRLSPRGDDAVQLLALDPGGRTVLSVGSVVLRPLAADAPAGAAVARPVHRVDWVPLPEPAPARATWAVVGPDPYGAADALTALGTDCVRAADTTSASADVLLVTSAPADGAGGLDDTDARVCATLATVQEFLARADVDATLVLLTRGAVAAEPGDDLPDVSGAAVRGLLRSVQSEHPGRVLLVDVDADPWTALAAVPGADEPELAVRGGRLYAARLAPVTDRTLQAPEGAWRVGVSVRGAVENVALVAAPDVVEPLGVGEVRVAVRAAGVNFRDVLNVLGMYPGEVAVGGEAAGVVVEVGPGVSRCVVGDRVLGFFGGAMGPLAVTDERLVAPVPAGWSFVEAAAVPIAFATAYYALVDLAGLCAGERVLVHAVAGGVGMAAVQVARHLGAEVFGTASPGKWWVTGLGAECLASSRDVSFEGVFRERTGGRGVDVVLNALAGEFVDASARLLVPGGRFVEMGKADVRDPGSMGGCVYRAFDLGEAGPERIGEILREVLRLFAEGVFVLPPVRVFDVRRAADAFRFVGQARHVGKVVLSVAREWDPAGTVLVTGGTGALGALTARHLAARGSRSLLLLSRSGPGAPGAAELLTDLRAAGADAEIVACDITDPVALADAVRGRQISSVFHVAGVLDDGVATALTPDRVAPVLAAKVTAARHLHELLPDAEEFVLYSSVSAALGTPGQGNYAAANAYLDALARHRHVRGLPALSLAWGPWDVGAGMTGTLTDGDRERAARSGLPLTTAEDGTALLDAALSGADPAVLPGAVDIAGFTGRTEVPHLLRGLVRGPRRTAVSPAGETGFADRLRALPADEQARVLLERVRAEAAAVLGFAAAEAVERDRPFKELGFDSLTAVELRNRLGAVTGVRLPATLVFDHPTPEALAERLGTELVPPAPGAADTLMAGLDELEASPHELSAGDRSRLRVRLSALLARWSDDQGGGQAPDEDEGQDADLRAATEEEIFALIDNELEIP; encoded by the coding sequence ATGACCGCGCCCGCCGACGGACGCTACGTCGAAGCCCTGCGCACGCTGGTCAAGGAGAACGACCGGCTCAAGACCCGCAACCGCGAACTGGCCGTCGCCGGGCACGAACCGGTCGCCATCGTCGGGATGGCCTGCCGCCTCCCCGGCGGCATCGACTCGCCCGAGGCGCTGTGGGACCTGGTGTCCGCGGGCGGTGACGGGATCAGCGACTTCCCCGCCGACCGCGGCTGGGACCTGGGCGCCCTCTACGACCCGGACTCGCGCGGAGAAGGTACCTCCTACTCCCGCCAGGGCGGCTTCGTCCACGACGCGGGCTGCTTCGACGCGGACTTCTTCGGCATCTCCCCGCGCGAGGCCCAGGCGATGGACCCGCAGCAGCGCCTGGTCCTGGAGGCCTCCTGGGAGGCCATCGAGCGGGCCGGGATCGCCCCCCAGGGGGTCAGGGGCACGCCGGTCGGCGTGTACGTCGGGGCCGCGTCCTCCGGCTACGGCACCGGTGTGCCCGTCGCCGAGGAGGCGGCGGGCTATGCGCTGACCGGTACGGCGACCAGCGTGCTGTCCGGCCGGATCGCCTACAGCCTCGGCCTGGAAGGGCCCGCGGTCACGGTGGACACCGCGTGCTCGTCGTCCCTGGTGGCGCTGCACCTGGCGATGCAGGCGCTGCGCCGGGGCGAATGCACCATGGCGCTCGCGGGCGGGGTGACCGTGATCGCGACCCCGGCCGCGTTCGTCGAGTTCAGCAGGCAGCGCGGGCTGGCCCGCGACGGCCGTTGCAAGGCGTTCGCGGCCGCGGCGGACGGCACCGGCTGGAGCGAGGGCGCCGGAATGGTGCTGCTGGAGAAGCTGTCCGACGCGCGCCGCGCCGGCCACCGGGTGCTGGCCGTGCTGCGCGGCTCGGCGGTCAACTCGGACGGTGCCTCCAACGGTCTCACCGCCCCCAACGGCCCTGCTCAGCGACGCGTCGTCCTGGACGCGCTGGCCGCCGCCCGCCTCTCGGCCGCCGAGGTGGACGCGGTGGAGGGCCACGGCACCGGCACCACCCTCGGCGACCCGATCGAGGCCAAGGCGCTGCTGGCCACGTACGGCAAGGACCGCGACCGCGAAGAGCCCCTGTGGCTGGGCTCGCTGAAGTCCAACATCGGGCACACGCAGGCCGCTTCCGGCGTCGCCGGGGTCATCAAGATGGTGCAGGCGATGCGGCACGGCGTGCTGCCCCGCACGCTGCACGTGGACGCGCCCAGTCCGCACGTGGACTGGTCGGCGGGTGCGGTGGAACTGCTCACCGAGAACCGGCCGTGGCCCGACACCGGGCGGCCGCCGAGGGCGGGCGTCTCCTCGTTCGGGGTGAGCGGCACCAACGCGCACGTGATCCTGGAGGGCGCGCCGGCCGAGGAGGAGGCGGCGGAGGCGGAGACCGGCCCGGGGCAGGAGCGGGGCGCCGTGCCGTCCGTCGTGCCGGCCGCTGTGCCGTCCGTCGTGCCCTGGGTGCTTTCCGGGCGCGACGCGGATTCGCTGCGCGCCCAGGCGGAGCGGCTGCACGCCCACGTCGCCGCCCGGCCCGAACTCGCCGCCGCCGATCTCGCCGTCTCGCTCGCCACCACCCGGTCCGCCCTGGACCACCGCGCCGTCGTCCTCGGTGCCGACCGCGGTGAGCTGCTGGACGGGCTGCACGCGCTGGCCGCCTCCGGAACCGCGCCCCAGGCCGTCACGGACACTGCGCGAGCGGGCCGAACGGCCTTCCTCTTCTCGGGGCAGGGCTCCCAATGGGCCGGAATGGGGCGGGGACTGGACACCTTCCCGGTCTTCGCGGACGCCTTCGCGGCGGCATGCCGTGCGGCAGGTCTTGATTCCGGGGCGTTCAGCGACGGTCCGGCGCTGGAACGGACCGGTACCACCCAGCGCGCGCTGTTCGCGCTGGAAGTGGCGCTGTTCCGGCTCGCCGAGTCCTGGGGTCTGATACCACGTCACCTGGTCGGGCACTCCGTCGGCGAGCTTGCCGCCGCGCACTGCGCCGGCGTGTTGTCGCTGGAGGACGCCGGCACACTCGTCGCCGCGCGGGCGCGGTTGATGGACGCGCTGCCGTCGGGCGGCGCGATGCTGGCCGTGGAGGCGGCCGAGGGTGAGCTGGAGCTGCCCGAGGGCGTGGACCTCGCGGCCGTGAACGGGCCCACCTCGGTGACGGTTTCCGGTGACGCGGAGGCGATCGCGGTGCTGGAGGAGCGGCTGCGCTCCGAGGGCGTACGGGTGAAGCGGCTGGCCGTCTCGCACGCGTTCCACTCGCACCTGATGGAGCCGATGCTCGACGAGTTCGCCGCCGTCGCGAAGTCGTTGACGTACAACGCCCCGACGATCCCGGTCGTCGCCACGGCGCCGGGCGATCTGGCGACGCCGGAGTACTGGGTCGGACAGATCCGTGAGCCCGTCCGGTTCGCCGACGCCGTACGGACGCTGCGGGACAAGGGAGTCACCCGCTTCGTGGAGGTGGGCCCGGACGGGGTGCTCACCGCCGCGGCCCGCTCCTGCCCGGACGCGGACGACGACGTGACATGCATCGCCCTGCAGCGCGCCGGTCGCGAGCCGGTCGGCGCGTGGTGGCGCGGCATCGCCGCCGCACACGCCGCGGGGGCGGCGCTCGACTGGCAGGCGATCACAGCAGACTGGGGCGGCCGGGTCGTCGACCTGCCGACGTACGCCTTCCGGCGCGAGCACTACTGGTCCGTGCCGCCCGCCCCCGAGACCGGTGGTCCGGCGAGCTGGCGGTACGCCGACACCTGGGAGCCGCTGCCGGAGGCCGAGACGCCCGCGCTGCACGGCACTTGGCAGATCCTGGCCGACGTCGCAGCGGACGTCGAAGCCGACGCCGGTGACGGGCCCGACGCCGGTGACGGGCCCGGCGCCGACGCGGCCTTCCGCCGACTGGTCACCTGGTGCGCCGAGGCACTGCGCGCACACGGGGCGACCGTCACCTTCGGCGCCGTACCCGATCCGTCCGCCGACGGTCTGGTCCTCCCGTACGACCCCCGCCCGCATCCCGTGCACCCGGAGCTGTCGCGGGGGCTGGCCGCGCTGCCCGGCGTGGTACGCGGGGACGGCGCCCCCGTCTGGGCGCTCACCCAGGGGGCGGTGGCGGCCGGCGACGGCGAGCCCGCCGACCCGGGCGCGGCACAGCTGTGGGCGATGGGCCGGGTGGCCGCGCTGGAACGGCCGCACCGCTGGGGCGGCGCGCTCGATCTGCCGGAGGACCCCGGCGAGGACGCCGCGCACCACATGGCCGCCGTGCTCGCCGGCACGCACCGGGGCGAGGACCAGGTGGCCGTGCGAGCGAGCGGCGCCCTCGCCCGACGGCTCGCGCCGGCGCTCCCGCGCCCCGCCACGCCCTGGCGGCCACGGGGCACCGTGCTCGTCACCGGCGGCACCGGGGCGCTCGGCGCACACGTCGCCCGCTGGCTCGCGGGCCGCGGCGCACCGCACCTGGTACTGGCCGGCCGGCGCGGCGCCGAAGCGCCGGGCATGGCCGAACTGACCGCCGAACTCACCGCGGCCGGGACCGAGGTCACCGTCGCCGCCTGCGACGTCGGCGACCGTGCCGCTCTCGACGCCCTGCTGGCCGAGCACCCGCCGAACGCCGTGGTGCACGCCGCCGGAAGCGGCGAGTTCGGCACGCTCTCCGACGTCTCGGAGAAGGACATCGCCCAGGTGCTGGCCGCCAAGGTCACCGGCGCCCTGCACCTCGACGACGCGCTGCGGACCGCCGACCTCGACGCCTTCGTCCTGTTCTCCTCGGTCTCCGGCGTCTGGGGCAGCGGCGGCCAGGGAGCCTACGCGGCGGCGAACGCCGCCCTGGACGCGATCGCCCTGCGGCGCGCCGCAGGCGGACTGCCCGCCACCTCGGTGGCGTGGGGACCGTGGGCCGGCAGCGGCATGGCGGGTGCCGCGGACACCGCCGACTACCTGCGGCGGCGCGGCCTGCGCGCCATGGACCCGGCGCAGGCGCTCGAAGCGCTGGGCGCGGCCGTGGACGGCGGGGACGTGTGCGTGGCCGTGGCCGACATGGACTGGGCCCGCTTCGTGCCGGCCGTCACCTCCGTACGGCCCCAGCGGCTCTTCGACCGCCTCACCGTCACCCTGCCGCGGGGTGAAGCGGCCGGACCGGCGACCGAGCGGAACCCCGGTGCGGTTTCCGCGACGGTGGCCCGCCTCGCCGCACTCGCCCCCAAGGAGCGGCGGCGCGAGCTGGCCGAACTGGTCCGCGGGCACGTCGCCGCCGTGCTCGGCCACCGCGACACCGAAGCCGTCGGTCCCCGCCGGGCCTTCACCGACCTGGGGTTCGACTCCCTGACAGCCGTCGAGCTGCGCGACCGGCTGGCCGAGGCCACCGGCCTCGTCCTGCCCGCCACCGTCGTCTTCGACCACCCCACCCCGGACGCGCTGGCCGGCCACCTCGACGACCTCGTGCGAGGTACCGACGGCGACGAGGCCGACACGGCGACCAGGGCCGCGGTCTCCGACGCCGAGCCCATCGCGATCGTCGGCATGGCCTGTCGCTTCCCCGGTGACATCAGCTCGCCGGACGGGCTGTGGCGCCTGGTCGCCGAGGGCCGCGACGGCATCTCCGGGTTCCCCGGCGACCGGGGCTGGGACACCGAGCGGCTGTACGACCCCGAGGGCGGCGCGGGTGCCTCGTACGTCCGCGAGGGCGGATTCCTCCGCGACGTCGCCGAGTTCGACGCCCGCTTCTTCGGCCTCTCGCCGCGCGAGGCGCTCGCCATGGATCCGCAACAGCGGCTCATGCTCCAGACCGCGTGGGAGGTGTTCGAGCAGGCGGGCATCGACCCGGAGGCGCTGCGCGGCACCGACACCGGGGTGTTCGCGGGCACCAACGGCCAGGACTATCCGGTGCTGCTCGCCGGCGACCCCGAGGTCAGCGAGGGACACCAGGGCGCCGGCAACGCCGCGGCCGTGCTCTCCGGCCGGGTGGCCTACAGCTTCGGCTTCGAGGGTCCCACCCTCACGGTGGACACCGCGTGCTCGTCGTCGCTGGTGGCGCTCCACCTGGCGGTGCGGGCGCTGCGGGCCGGGGAATGCTCGATGGCCCTCGCCGGCGGCGTGACCGTCATGTCCACGCCGACCGCCTTCGTGGAGTTCAGCCGGCAGCTCGGGCTGGCCGCCGACGGCCGCTGCAAGTCCTTCGCCGCCGCGGCCGACGGCACGGGCTGGGGCGAGGGTGTCGGCGTACTGCTGGTGGAGCGGCTGTCCGACGCCCGTCGCAACGGGCACCAGGTGCTGGCCGTGGTGCGCGGCTCGGCCGTCAACCAGGACGGCGCGTCCAACGGCCTGAGCGCCCCCAGCGGACCCGCGCAGCGACGTGTGATCCGCCGGGCGCTCGCCGACGCCGACCTGAGGCCGTCGGATGTGGACGCGGTGGAGGCGCACGGTACGGGCACGAAGCTCGGCGACCCGATCGAGGCGCAGGCGCTGCTCGCCACGTACGGCCAGGACCGTGCGGAACCGCTGTGGCTGGGCTCGCTGAAGTCCAACATCGGGCACACGCAGGCGGCTTCGGGCGTCGCCGGGGTGATCAAGATGGTGCAGGCGATGCGGCACGGCACGCTGCCCGCGACCCTGCACGTCGACGCGCCGACCCCCGAGGCCGACTGGTCTGCGGGTGCGGTCGAGCTGTTGACCGAGGCGCGTCCCTGGCCGGAGACGGGCCGGCCGCGCCGGGCCGGTGTCTCCTCGTTCGGGGTGAGCGGCACCAACGCCCACGTCGTCCTGGAGGCGGCGCCGGCCGACGAGCCGGCGGAGCCGGAGGCGACGGACGGAACGCCGCCGGAGGATGCGCCGCTGCTGCCGCTGCTGCTCTCCGCCCGTACGGCGGATGCGCTGCCCGCGCAGGCCGAGCGGCTGCGCGAAGCCCTGGCCGGGAAGCGGCTCGCCGACGTCGCGTACTCACTGGCGACCACCAGGGGCATGCTGGAGCACCGCGCGGTGGTCCTCGCGGCGGACGGCGGGAGCGCGACGACCGCGCTGCGGGACCTCGGCAACGCCGTGGCCGGACGGGCCGCACCCGACGTACCGCGCCTGGCGTTGCTGTTCTCGGGTCAGGGTGCGCAGCGGGTCGGTATGGGGCGTGAGCTGTACGACGCCTTCCCGGTGTTCGCGGACGCGTTCGACGCGGTGTGTGCGCGGGTGGATCTCGAACTGCCTTTGCGTGAGGTGGTGTTCGGGGAGGATGCGGAGCTGCTGGCCCGGACGGTGTATGCGCAGCCTGCGCTGTTCGCGGTCGAGGTGGCGTTGTTCCGGCTGGTGGAGTCCTGGGGTGTGACCCCGGATGTGCTGGTGGGTCATTCGATCGGTGAGCTGGCCGCCGCGCATGTGGCCGGGGTGCTGTCGCTGGACGACGCGTGTGTCCTGGTCTCGGCGCGTGGTCGGCTGATGGACGCGTTGCCGTCGGGCGGTGCGATGCTGGCCGTGGAGGTGGCCGAGGACGGGCTGGAGCTGCCCGAAGGGGTGGATCTGGCGGCCGTGAACGGGCCCATGTCGGTGACCGTTTCCGGTGACGTCGATGCGATCGCGGTGCTGGAGGAGCGGCTCCGGGCTGAGAACGTACGGGTGAAGCGGCTGACCGTCTCGCACGCGTTCCACTCGCGTCTGATGGAGCCGATGCAGGCCGAGTTCGCCGCCGTCGCGGAATCGTTGACGTACAACCCCCCGACGATCTCCGTCGTCACCACGGCGCCCGGAGACCTGGCGACGCCGGACTACTGGGTCGGCCAGATCCGCGAGCCCGTCCGCTTCGCCGACGCGATCGCCTCCCTCACCGACGTGCGGGTCTTCCTCGAACTCGGGCCCGACGGCACCCTCTCCGCCCTCGTCCCGCACATCCGCGAGGACGCGACCACCGTGCCCGCCCTGCGCTCGGGGCACGGCGAGGATGCGGCCCTGCTGCGCGCCCTGGCCGGCCTGCACGTGCACGGGGTGCCCGTGGACTGGGTCGCTCTGCTCGCGCCAGCCGGCGGCCGGCGGGTCGAGCTGCCCACCTATGCCTTCGCGCCCGAGCGTTATTGGCCGTCGGTCTCTGCGCTCCCCGGCGACATGGTGTCCGCCGGACTGGGGGAGACCGGGCATCCCGTCCTCGCCGCAGGTGTGGAACTCGCCGACGACGGAGGCCTGGTGTTCGCCGGGCGGCTCTCCGTCCGCACGCACCCCTGGCTCGCCCAGCACCGGGTGCACGGCCGGATCGTGGTTCCCGGCACGGCGTTCGTCGATCTCGCGGTGCGCGCCGGCGACCAGGCGGGCTGCGACGTCCTGGACGAGCTGGTCCTGCACACCCCCCTGGTGCTCACGGAGGAGGAGTCCGTCCAGCTCCAGGTCCTGGTCGGTGCTCCGGACGAGGACGGGGCGCGTGAGCTCACCGTCCACTCGCGCCTCTCCGACGGCACCGGCTGGTACGGGCAGCCATGGACGCGGCACGCCTCCGGCACCCTGCGTACCGCGGCCCCCGTGGCCGCCTCGGCGTCGTCCTGGCCCCCGGACGGCGGCCACGCCGTGACGCTCGACGAGCTGTACCCGGCGCTGGCCGGTGCCGGGCTGGAGTACGGCCCGGTGTTCCAGGGGCTGCGCGGGGTCTGGCGCGCGGGCGAGGACCTCTGGGCCGAGGTCGTCCTGCCGGAACAGGCGCACAGGGACGCCGGCCGCTTCGGGCTGCACCCGGCCCTGCTCGACGCGGCGCTGCACGCGCTCGCCGTCCGTGTGGTCGAGGCGGACGGGCCCGCGGGACCGCCCGGACTCCCGTTCTCCTGGTCGCAGGTCACCCTGGCGGCCTCCGGCGCCACCACGCTCCGCGTGCGGCTCTCGCCGCGCGGCGACGACGCGGTGCAGCTGCTGGCCCTCGACCCCGGAGGCCGGACGGTCCTCTCCGTCGGGAGTGTCGTGCTGCGGCCCCTCGCCGCGGACGCACCGGCGGGCGCCGCGGTGGCCCGGCCGGTGCACCGCGTGGACTGGGTCCCGCTCCCCGAACCGGCGCCCGCCCGGGCCACCTGGGCCGTCGTGGGACCCGACCCGTACGGCGCGGCCGACGCGCTCACCGCTCTCGGGACCGACTGCGTACGGGCTGCCGACACCACGTCGGCCTCGGCCGACGTGCTCCTGGTCACCTCGGCGCCCGCCGACGGGGCCGGCGGCCTGGACGACACCGACGCGCGGGTGTGCGCGACGCTCGCCACCGTCCAGGAGTTCCTGGCCCGCGCCGACGTCGACGCCACCCTCGTACTGCTCACCCGGGGAGCCGTCGCGGCCGAGCCGGGCGACGACCTGCCCGACGTGTCGGGTGCCGCCGTACGAGGGCTGCTGCGCAGCGTGCAGTCGGAGCACCCCGGGCGCGTGCTGCTGGTGGACGTCGATGCCGACCCGTGGACGGCGCTTGCGGCCGTGCCCGGCGCGGACGAACCGGAACTCGCCGTGCGCGGCGGCCGGTTGTACGCGGCACGCCTGGCACCTGTCACCGACCGCACCCTCCAGGCTCCTGAAGGGGCGTGGCGGGTGGGGGTGTCGGTGCGGGGTGCGGTGGAGAACGTGGCTTTGGTGGCGGCGCCGGATGTGGTGGAGCCGTTGGGTGTGGGTGAGGTGCGGGTTGCGGTGCGTGCGGCGGGGGTGAATTTCCGTGATGTGCTGAATGTGCTGGGGATGTATCCGGGTGAGGTGGCGGTGGGTGGTGAGGCCGCTGGTGTGGTGGTGGAGGTGGGGCCGGGGGTTTCCCGGTGTGTGGTGGGGGACCGGGTGTTGGGGTTCTTCGGTGGGGCGATGGGTCCGTTGGCGGTGACGGATGAGCGGTTGGTGGCTCCGGTTCCGGCGGGTTGGTCGTTTGTGGAGGCGGCGGCGGTGCCGATCGCTTTTGCGACGGCGTATTACGCGTTGGTGGATCTGGCGGGGTTGTGTGCTGGTGAGCGGGTGTTGGTGCATGCGGTTGCCGGTGGTGTGGGGATGGCGGCGGTGCAGGTTGCTCGTCATCTGGGGGCGGAGGTGTTCGGGACGGCTTCGCCTGGCAAGTGGTGGGTGACGGGTCTGGGGGCGGAGTGTCTGGCGTCGTCGCGGGATGTGTCGTTCGAGGGGGTGTTCCGGGAGCGGACCGGTGGGCGTGGGGTGGATGTGGTTCTCAACGCGTTGGCTGGTGAGTTCGTGGATGCGTCGGCCCGGTTGTTGGTTCCGGGTGGGCGGTTTGTGGAGATGGGCAAGGCGGATGTGCGTGATCCGGGGTCCATGGGTGGGTGTGTTTATCGGGCGTTCGATCTGGGTGAGGCGGGGCCGGAGCGGATCGGGGAGATCCTGCGTGAGGTTTTGCGGTTGTTCGCCGAGGGTGTGTTCGTGTTGCCGCCGGTGCGGGTGTTCGATGTGCGGCGGGCTGCGGATGCGTTCCGTTTCGTGGGTCAGGCGCGTCATGTGGGCAAGGTCGTGCTGTCGGTGGCGCGGGAGTGGGATCCGGCGGGTACGGTCCTGGTCACGGGTGGCACGGGGGCGCTGGGCGCACTCACCGCCCGCCACCTGGCCGCACGCGGCAGCCGTTCGCTCCTTCTGCTGAGCCGCAGCGGTCCCGGCGCCCCCGGCGCCGCCGAGCTGCTGACGGACCTGCGGGCGGCCGGAGCCGACGCCGAGATCGTGGCCTGCGACATCACCGACCCCGTGGCCCTGGCCGACGCGGTGCGTGGCCGGCAGATCTCCTCCGTGTTCCACGTCGCAGGCGTCCTGGACGACGGCGTGGCCACCGCCCTCACCCCCGACCGCGTCGCCCCCGTGCTCGCGGCCAAGGTCACCGCGGCCCGCCATCTGCACGAACTGCTCCCTGACGCCGAGGAGTTCGTTCTCTACTCGTCCGTGTCCGCGGCGCTGGGCACCCCCGGGCAGGGCAACTACGCCGCGGCCAACGCCTACCTGGACGCGCTCGCCCGCCACCGGCACGTCCGTGGACTGCCCGCGCTCTCCCTCGCCTGGGGGCCGTGGGACGTGGGTGCCGGCATGACCGGCACCCTCACCGACGGCGACCGGGAGCGCGCCGCTCGTTCCGGTCTCCCGTTGACCACGGCCGAGGACGGAACGGCCCTGCTCGACGCGGCGCTGTCCGGGGCCGACCCCGCCGTGCTGCCGGGCGCCGTGGACATCGCCGGGTTCACCGGCCGGACGGAGGTGCCGCACCTGCTGCGCGGCCTGGTGCGGGGTCCGCGGCGTACCGCGGTCTCCCCGGCCGGGGAGACCGGCTTCGCCGACCGGCTGCGCGCCCTGCCGGCGGACGAGCAGGCACGGGTGCTGCTGGAGCGGGTGCGGGCGGAGGCGGCCGCCGTGCTCGGGTTCGCCGCGGCAGAGGCCGTGGAGCGGGACCGCCCCTTCAAGGAGCTCGGTTTCGACTCGCTCACCGCGGTGGAACTGCGCAACCGGCTCGGTGCGGTCACCGGTGTCCGGTTGCCCGCCACCCTGGTCTTCGACCACCCCACCCCCGAGGCGCTCGCCGAGCGGCTCGGCACCGAACTGGTGCCACCCGCGCCGGGAGCGGCAGACACGCTGATGGCCGGCCTCGACGAGCTGGAGGCATCGCCCCACGAGCTGTCCGCGGGCGACCGGTCCCGGCTGCGGGTCCGGCTGAGCGCGCTCCTCGCGCGGTGGTCGGACGATCAGGGCGGCGGCCAGGCCCCGGACGAGGACGAGGGCCAGGACGCCGATCTGCGGGCCGCCACCGAGGAGGAGATCTTCGCCCTCATCGACAACGAACTGGAGATCCCGTGA